The following proteins come from a genomic window of Nostoc sp. TCL26-01:
- the cysH gene encoding phosphoadenosine phosphosulfate reductase — protein sequence MTASTASKNQVTSFDLDQLNQQFETATPKEILAWSIEHIPTGLVQTSAFNVDDLVITHILYSELQQPVPVIFLDTLFHFPQTLELVAKTKEIYNLDLQTYKTPDIDTREAFTAKYGEALWDQDIAQFHHVTKIEPLQRGLDELNTIAWITGRRRDQAVTRANMPVFELDHKGRLKINPLATWTRQDSWDYVAEHGVIYNPLHDQGYPSIGDEPITTKVGEGEDERAGRWRGSNKTECGIHI from the coding sequence ATGACAGCTTCCACAGCATCTAAAAACCAAGTGACCAGCTTTGACTTAGACCAATTAAATCAACAGTTTGAAACTGCCACACCTAAAGAAATTCTGGCATGGTCTATAGAGCATATACCAACAGGACTGGTGCAAACCAGCGCCTTTAATGTGGATGACTTGGTAATTACCCACATCTTATATAGTGAACTTCAGCAACCAGTACCTGTAATATTTCTCGATACCTTATTTCACTTCCCCCAAACCTTAGAACTAGTAGCCAAAACCAAAGAAATTTATAACCTGGATCTGCAAACTTATAAAACTCCCGATATAGATACCCGCGAAGCTTTTACAGCTAAATATGGTGAAGCACTTTGGGATCAAGATATTGCCCAATTTCATCACGTCACCAAAATTGAACCCCTACAACGTGGTTTAGATGAATTAAACACTATTGCTTGGATTACTGGTCGTCGCCGTGACCAAGCAGTGACCCGTGCTAATATGCCCGTATTTGAATTAGATCACAAAGGTCGGCTAAAGATCAATCCTCTAGCTACCTGGACACGTCAAGATAGCTGGGATTACGTAGCAGAACACGGAGTAATTTACAACCCCTTACATGACCAAGGCTATCCCAGCATTGGCGACGAACCCATCACTACAAAAGTAGGCGAAGGTGAAGACGAACGTGCTGGACGTTGGCGTGGCAGCAATAAAACCGAATGTGGGATTCATATTTAA